From a region of the Geothrix sp. 21YS21S-2 genome:
- a CDS encoding dipeptide epimerase yields MKRRELFQAIAAATAGSALLGRDLLETPAARPAAPKAAGFTTRIRRLELRHTWTTTMSSSAYRDTLHTQFTRDGITGYGEGAGIVRYKQDALGGQHALEAVKALITGGDPWSFDKLLAELDRRLPGQRAALAAVDLALFDWMGKKLGVPVCRHFGLDPADAAVTNMSIGIDTPEITRQKVREAEDFPFLKVKVGLATDEATIEAVRSVTKKPLRVDANEGWTSKEEAARKINWLESQGVQLIEQPLPAHMVEETRWIRNHVHIPIFADEACHDAADIPKLRDAFDGIVVKLDKAGGLLESYRQLTVARALGMKTMIGCMVSSSCSITAAAHLSPLADYADLDGFLLIGNDPYTGVTASKGKLILPDAPGLGVRLVR; encoded by the coding sequence GTGAAACGACGCGAACTCTTCCAGGCAATCGCCGCGGCCACCGCGGGCTCCGCGCTCCTCGGGAGGGACCTGCTGGAGACCCCCGCCGCAAGGCCCGCGGCCCCGAAGGCCGCCGGCTTCACGACCCGGATCCGCCGGCTTGAACTGCGGCACACCTGGACCACCACCATGTCCTCCAGCGCCTACCGGGACACGCTGCACACCCAGTTCACCCGCGACGGGATCACGGGCTACGGCGAGGGGGCCGGCATCGTGCGCTACAAGCAGGACGCCCTGGGCGGACAGCACGCCCTGGAGGCCGTGAAGGCGCTCATCACCGGCGGCGACCCCTGGAGCTTCGACAAGCTCCTGGCGGAGCTGGACCGCCGCCTCCCCGGGCAGCGCGCGGCCCTGGCCGCGGTGGACCTGGCGCTCTTCGACTGGATGGGCAAGAAGCTGGGCGTGCCCGTGTGCCGGCACTTCGGGCTGGACCCGGCGGATGCCGCGGTAACCAACATGTCCATCGGCATCGACACCCCGGAGATCACCCGCCAGAAGGTCCGCGAGGCCGAGGACTTCCCCTTCCTGAAGGTCAAGGTGGGCCTCGCCACGGACGAGGCCACCATCGAGGCGGTGCGCAGCGTCACGAAGAAGCCGCTCCGGGTGGACGCCAACGAGGGCTGGACCTCGAAGGAGGAGGCCGCCCGCAAGATCAACTGGCTCGAGTCCCAGGGCGTGCAGCTCATCGAGCAGCCCCTGCCCGCGCACATGGTCGAGGAGACCCGCTGGATCCGGAACCACGTGCACATCCCGATCTTCGCGGACGAGGCCTGCCACGATGCCGCCGACATCCCCAAGCTGCGGGACGCCTTCGACGGCATCGTCGTGAAGCTGGACAAGGCGGGAGGGCTCCTGGAGTCCTACCGCCAGCTCACCGTGGCCCGGGCCCTGGGCATGAAGACCATGATCGGGTGCATGGTCTCCAGCTCCTGTTCCATCACGGCCGCCGCCCACCTCTCCCCCCTGGCGGACTACGCGGACCTGGACGGGTTCCTCCTCATCGGCAACGACCCCTACACGGGCGTCACGGCAAGCAAGGGCAAGCTCATCCTGCCCGACGCCCCGGGCCTCGGCGTCCGGCTCGTGCGATGA
- a CDS encoding N-acetylglucosamine kinase: MEPLDHEPPRFLALGIDAGGTATRWALATPPGDIVAEGSVPGFSAMDLFGPGQGRVAAVLEELARDVLAAGSPSRVHAGLTGFSSAGEVLARLVAAPLGLPESAVTLSSDIETTYLDLFPPGQGYVVYAGTGSVAVFIDEGGEMHRAGGRGVLIDDGGGGFWIAREGLRHVWRAEDENPGAWKASPLARELFELVGGPDWANTRRTVYAGSRGDVGRLALAVARAADRDPAARHILRAAGAELARLAVSLLNRYGPRPVALSGRAATLHPLIPDTMREALPPGTDFAVRSSRGEHAAARLALAAAGVPPEDHPS; encoded by the coding sequence ATGGAACCCCTTGATCATGAACCGCCCCGTTTCCTGGCCCTGGGCATCGACGCCGGGGGCACCGCCACCCGCTGGGCCCTGGCCACGCCTCCCGGGGACATCGTGGCCGAAGGCTCCGTTCCCGGGTTCAGCGCCATGGACCTCTTCGGGCCCGGGCAGGGCCGCGTGGCCGCGGTCCTCGAGGAGCTGGCCCGGGACGTGCTGGCCGCGGGAAGCCCCTCCCGGGTGCACGCGGGCCTGACGGGGTTCAGCTCCGCGGGCGAGGTCCTGGCGCGCCTCGTGGCCGCGCCGCTGGGCCTGCCCGAAAGCGCCGTCACCCTCAGCAGCGACATCGAGACCACCTACCTGGACCTCTTCCCGCCGGGCCAGGGCTACGTGGTGTACGCCGGCACCGGTTCCGTGGCCGTCTTCATCGACGAGGGCGGGGAGATGCACCGCGCCGGCGGCCGGGGCGTCCTCATCGACGACGGGGGCGGCGGCTTCTGGATCGCCCGTGAGGGGCTGCGCCACGTGTGGCGCGCCGAGGACGAGAATCCCGGAGCCTGGAAGGCGTCCCCCCTGGCACGGGAGCTCTTCGAGCTGGTGGGCGGCCCCGACTGGGCCAACACCCGCAGGACCGTGTACGCCGGCAGCCGCGGCGACGTGGGCCGCCTCGCCCTGGCCGTGGCCCGGGCCGCGGACCGCGACCCCGCGGCCCGCCACATCCTGCGCGCCGCGGGCGCCGAGCTGGCCCGTCTCGCGGTGTCCCTCCTGAACCGCTACGGGCCCCGCCCCGTGGCGCTCAGCGGCCGCGCCGCCACCCTCCATCCCCTCATCCCCGACACCATGCGCGAGGCGCTGCCACCGGGCACCGACTTCGCCGTCCGTTCCAGCCGCGGCGAGCACGCCGCGGCCCGACTCGCCCTGGCCGCCGCCGGCGTCCCCCCCGAGGACCACCCGTCATGA
- the murQ gene encoding N-acetylmuramic acid 6-phosphate etherase, translated as MALPRTEQTSPGHARLDEYGTLELVQAFIDDQAAAALAVRAAAPGLARAVEAAAGRLEQGGRIIYVGAGTSGRLGLLDSVELHPTFSWPPERALALLAGGPTAVHLAVEGAEDDRERGALDLAALRPGPSDVVLLLAASGATPFALGALEAARAAGALTIGIANNPDSPLAAGAEVGITLDTGPEVISGSTRLKAGTAQKIALNTFSSAVMVRLNKVYGNLMVDVRATNAKLVRRAIRLIEAASGAPEERAREAFEACGGQVKTAIVALRLGLAPDQARERLAAVRGSVRAALGA; from the coding sequence ATGGCCCTGCCCCGCACCGAACAGACCTCCCCCGGCCACGCACGCCTCGACGAGTACGGCACCCTCGAACTGGTCCAGGCCTTCATCGACGACCAGGCGGCTGCCGCCCTGGCGGTGCGCGCCGCCGCGCCCGGGCTCGCCCGGGCCGTGGAGGCCGCCGCCGGGCGCCTGGAGCAGGGCGGGCGGATCATCTACGTCGGCGCGGGCACCTCCGGGCGCCTGGGGCTCCTGGACAGCGTCGAGCTGCATCCCACCTTCTCCTGGCCCCCGGAACGCGCCCTGGCGCTCCTGGCGGGGGGGCCCACGGCGGTGCACCTGGCCGTGGAAGGGGCCGAGGACGACCGGGAGCGGGGGGCGCTGGACCTCGCCGCGCTGCGGCCCGGCCCCTCCGACGTGGTGCTCCTGCTGGCCGCCTCGGGGGCCACGCCTTTCGCCCTGGGCGCCCTGGAGGCCGCCCGCGCCGCAGGGGCCCTCACCATCGGCATCGCCAACAACCCGGACTCGCCCCTGGCGGCGGGCGCCGAGGTGGGCATCACCCTCGACACCGGCCCCGAGGTCATCTCCGGCAGCACCCGGCTCAAGGCCGGAACCGCCCAGAAGATCGCCCTCAACACCTTCTCCTCGGCGGTGATGGTGCGGCTCAACAAGGTCTACGGGAACCTCATGGTGGACGTCAGGGCCACCAACGCCAAGCTGGTGCGCCGGGCCATCCGCCTCATCGAGGCGGCTTCCGGGGCCCCGGAGGAGCGTGCCCGGGAGGCCTTCGAGGCCTGCGGGGGCCAGGTCAAGACGGCCATCGTCGCCCTCCGGCTGGGCCTCGCCCCCGACCAGGCGCGGGAACGCCTCGCGGCGGTCCGTGGCAGCGTCCGCGCCGCCCTGGGGGCCTAG
- a CDS encoding acyltransferase family protein: MNRRLASLDAFRGFAIAAMVLVNNPGSWKHVYGPLDHAAWNGCTFTDLIFPFFLFAAGLAMTISLAGRGGGAAGLYRILLRRAAVIFLIGLGLNLIPAFQPSTVRVLGVLQRIALCLALGGPVVLWGRERAAVAAILGLCGLWLVLELAVPVPGTDGVAAAGRLLPGQDFGAWLDRLVLPGHLWAHARTWDPEGLVGTLTATATLLLGSLAGRHLAAPAGRHAKWRGLLLGGAVLLALGWLLGRAIPINKSLWTPSFVLFTAGWALAGLAACHAALDEAPAGFREAARKVCLPLTIYGMNALFLFVLSGIAARAIQLVRAGGVPLKERAFGALASLPVSPVNASLLFAILFNLAMFAVAWAMWRKKWFVKV; encoded by the coding sequence ATGAACCGGCGCCTGGCGTCCCTGGACGCCTTCCGCGGCTTCGCCATCGCGGCCATGGTGCTGGTGAACAACCCCGGCAGCTGGAAGCACGTCTACGGCCCCCTGGACCACGCGGCGTGGAACGGCTGCACGTTCACCGACCTGATCTTCCCCTTCTTCCTCTTCGCCGCGGGCCTGGCCATGACGATCTCCCTGGCCGGCAGGGGCGGAGGGGCCGCAGGCCTCTACCGGATCCTGCTGCGGCGCGCCGCGGTCATCTTCCTCATCGGGCTGGGGCTCAACCTCATCCCGGCCTTCCAGCCCTCCACCGTGCGCGTGCTGGGCGTCCTGCAGCGGATCGCGCTCTGCCTGGCGCTGGGCGGGCCCGTGGTCCTCTGGGGCCGGGAGCGGGCCGCGGTGGCCGCCATCCTGGGCCTCTGCGGGCTCTGGCTCGTCCTGGAACTGGCGGTGCCCGTGCCCGGGACCGACGGCGTGGCGGCCGCGGGCCGCCTCCTGCCCGGGCAGGACTTCGGCGCCTGGCTGGACCGCCTCGTCCTTCCGGGCCACCTGTGGGCCCACGCCCGCACCTGGGACCCCGAAGGGCTCGTGGGCACCCTCACGGCCACGGCGACCCTGCTCCTGGGCTCCCTGGCCGGGAGGCACCTGGCCGCCCCCGCGGGTCGCCACGCCAAGTGGCGCGGGCTGCTCCTGGGCGGAGCGGTCCTCCTGGCCCTGGGCTGGCTCCTGGGCCGGGCCATCCCCATCAACAAGAGCCTCTGGACGCCGTCCTTCGTGCTGTTCACCGCCGGCTGGGCCCTGGCGGGGCTCGCCGCCTGCCACGCGGCCCTGGACGAGGCTCCCGCGGGCTTCCGGGAGGCGGCCCGCAAGGTCTGCCTGCCGCTGACCATCTACGGCATGAACGCGCTCTTCCTCTTCGTCCTGTCGGGCATCGCCGCGCGGGCCATCCAGCTGGTCCGCGCCGGGGGCGTCCCCCTCAAGGAGCGGGCCTTCGGGGCCCTGGCGTCCCTCCCCGTCTCCCCGGTGAACGCCTCCCTGCTCTTCGCGATCCTGTTCAACCTGGCCATGTTCGCCGTGGCCTGGGCCATGTGGAGGAAGAAGTGGTTCGTGAAGGTCTGA
- a CDS encoding glycoside hydrolase family 3 N-terminal domain-containing protein, translating to MIPSAAETIWMGVHARDAADVPGETVPGGVVMFARNLDPDPVTGPARCHALLRDLQLRWGREVPLAMAIDQEGGPVSRLLCWVGETPSFRRIWTVSGREGARAWGRLWGEGLALLGFNIDFAPLVDLHDGIPGTGLGDRRASADPVEAAQAAEAFLEGLESTGVKGCLKHFPGLGGTKVDSHRALPELSDPEAILRALEPFRALARPDRLTMVGHVRTPWSGDLPASLHRGHVAGNPWGIPGAWVTDDMEMGGVGGFPWPERIRLAIEAGHLALLVCQTPEALEASVAALRTLPPEAVEAAVQAGRAYRRTLAEPAGTPFDQRAWEAWVARVRQAAV from the coding sequence TTGATCCCTTCTGCCGCCGAAACGATCTGGATGGGCGTCCACGCCCGCGATGCCGCCGATGTGCCCGGCGAGACCGTCCCGGGGGGCGTGGTGATGTTCGCCCGCAACCTCGACCCGGACCCCGTCACGGGCCCGGCCCGCTGCCATGCCCTCCTCCGGGACCTCCAGCTCCGCTGGGGGCGCGAGGTGCCGCTGGCCATGGCCATCGACCAGGAGGGGGGCCCCGTCTCGCGGCTGCTGTGCTGGGTCGGGGAGACGCCGTCGTTCCGGCGCATCTGGACCGTCTCCGGCAGGGAGGGCGCCCGGGCCTGGGGCCGCCTCTGGGGCGAGGGGCTCGCGCTCCTCGGCTTCAACATCGACTTCGCGCCGCTGGTGGACCTCCACGACGGCATTCCCGGCACGGGGCTCGGGGACCGCCGCGCCTCCGCGGATCCCGTCGAGGCCGCCCAGGCCGCAGAGGCCTTCCTGGAGGGGCTGGAATCCACGGGCGTCAAGGGCTGCCTCAAGCACTTCCCGGGCCTGGGGGGCACGAAGGTGGACAGCCACCGCGCCCTGCCCGAGCTCTCGGACCCGGAGGCCATCCTGCGGGCCCTGGAGCCCTTCCGCGCCCTGGCGCGCCCCGATCGCCTGACCATGGTGGGCCACGTGCGCACGCCCTGGAGCGGGGACCTGCCCGCGAGCCTCCACCGGGGCCACGTGGCGGGCAATCCCTGGGGCATCCCCGGGGCCTGGGTGACGGACGACATGGAGATGGGCGGCGTCGGGGGCTTCCCCTGGCCCGAGCGCATCCGCCTGGCCATCGAGGCCGGCCACCTGGCCCTGCTGGTGTGCCAGACGCCGGAGGCCCTCGAGGCCTCGGTGGCGGCCCTGCGCACGCTCCCCCCGGAGGCGGTGGAGGCCGCGGTGCAGGCCGGCCGCGCCTACCGCCGGACCCTCGCGGAGCCCGCCGGGACTCCCTTCGATCAGCGCGCCTGGGAAGCCTGGGTGGCCCGAGTGCGGCAGGCCGCTGTCTAG
- a CDS encoding glycoside hydrolase family 10 protein, giving the protein MVREGLKRLAALAALAAFLGCVPLRRTPPPAPREFRGAWVASVANIDWPSRPGLGAEAQRQEARDLVALARARGLNALILQVRPGADALYPSTLEPWSEYLTGEQGRPPKPYYDPLAFWIREAHAAGLELHAWFNPYRARPSSAQSPLAPSHVGKARPELVRSYGDQLWLDPGESGAVEQALAVILDVVRRYDVDGVHIDDYFYPYPVKDAEGRPVEFPDDPSWRAYQAAGGALSRPDWRRRNVDTLVERLYREVHRVKPEVRVGVSPFGVGRPGPGFSQYEELYADVETWLARGWMDYLAPQLYWKRDSPGQPFGPLLDYWQGRNTLGRHVWPGLFTSRTLGPDPWPPEEILEQIREARDRHSGGHAHFSIKALKGEAGAALAYDGPALVPASPWLGSVPPPAPVVRTTRSAAGLRVQVDDPPWLLALWARYGSTWRFFALPGGAGILPARWEGSPLGSVWASSVGRTGAESPLAAVLPEAQHGTP; this is encoded by the coding sequence GTGGTTCGTGAAGGTCTGAAGCGCCTGGCGGCCCTCGCCGCCCTCGCGGCCTTCCTGGGCTGCGTGCCGCTGCGCCGCACGCCTCCCCCCGCCCCCCGGGAGTTCCGGGGCGCCTGGGTGGCCTCCGTGGCCAACATCGACTGGCCCAGCCGCCCGGGCCTGGGCGCCGAGGCCCAGCGGCAGGAGGCCCGGGACCTCGTCGCCTTGGCCCGGGCCCGGGGCCTGAACGCCCTCATCCTCCAGGTGCGCCCCGGCGCCGACGCGCTCTACCCCTCCACCCTGGAACCCTGGTCCGAGTACCTCACCGGGGAGCAGGGCCGGCCCCCGAAGCCGTACTACGACCCCCTGGCCTTCTGGATCCGGGAGGCCCACGCCGCGGGCCTGGAGCTCCACGCCTGGTTCAATCCCTACCGCGCCCGGCCCTCCTCCGCGCAGTCCCCCCTGGCGCCCTCCCACGTGGGGAAGGCCCGGCCGGAGCTGGTGCGGTCCTACGGCGACCAGCTCTGGCTGGACCCCGGGGAGTCCGGGGCCGTGGAACAGGCCCTGGCCGTCATCCTGGACGTGGTGCGCCGCTACGACGTGGACGGCGTGCACATCGACGACTACTTCTACCCCTACCCCGTCAAGGACGCCGAGGGCCGGCCGGTGGAGTTCCCCGACGACCCCTCCTGGCGGGCCTACCAGGCCGCCGGTGGCGCGCTGTCCCGGCCCGACTGGCGCCGGCGCAACGTGGACACCCTCGTGGAGCGCCTCTACAGGGAGGTCCACCGGGTGAAGCCCGAGGTGCGCGTGGGCGTGAGCCCCTTCGGCGTCGGCCGGCCCGGGCCCGGCTTCAGCCAGTACGAGGAGCTCTACGCCGACGTCGAGACCTGGCTCGCCCGCGGCTGGATGGACTACCTCGCGCCCCAGCTCTACTGGAAGCGGGATTCCCCGGGTCAGCCCTTCGGGCCCCTCCTGGACTACTGGCAGGGCCGGAACACCCTGGGCCGCCACGTGTGGCCCGGGCTCTTCACCAGCCGCACCCTCGGTCCCGACCCCTGGCCCCCGGAGGAGATCCTGGAGCAGATCCGGGAGGCCCGGGACCGCCACAGCGGCGGCCACGCCCACTTCAGCATCAAGGCCCTGAAGGGGGAGGCCGGCGCGGCCCTGGCCTACGACGGCCCCGCGCTGGTTCCCGCCTCGCCCTGGCTGGGCTCCGTCCCGCCGCCGGCCCCCGTGGTTCGAACCACGCGCTCCGCCGCGGGCCTGCGGGTCCAGGTGGACGATCCGCCCTGGCTCCTGGCCCTCTGGGCCCGCTACGGGTCCACCTGGCGCTTCTTCGCCCTTCCCGGGGGCGCGGGGATCCTCCCCGCCCGGTGGGAAGGCTCGCCCCTGGGGTCCGTCTGGGCCTCCTCCGTGGGGCGCACGGGGGCCGAGAGTCCGCTCGCGGCCGTCCTTCCGGAGGCACAGCATGGAACCCCTTGA
- a CDS encoding GxxExxY protein encodes MAIQDPLTGLIIGSCFRVANELGNGFVEKAYENALAHELRKAKVKVVQQQGIEVYYNGVVTRRVPLRGFRLSMSSFLPAPAFRAHRSAFCPRLQSAGSLRGGSKG; translated from the coding sequence ATGGCCATCCAGGATCCGCTCACCGGCCTGATCATCGGCAGTTGCTTCAGGGTTGCAAATGAACTTGGCAATGGGTTCGTGGAAAAGGCGTATGAGAACGCCCTGGCCCACGAGTTGCGGAAGGCCAAGGTCAAGGTGGTCCAGCAGCAGGGAATCGAGGTCTATTACAATGGGGTGGTTACCCGCCGGGTCCCATTGCGAGGTTTCAGGTTGTCTATGTCATCCTTCCTCCCCGCACCGGCTTTCCGGGCGCACCGTTCAGCTTTTTGTCCACGACTCCAGAGCGCCGGTTCCTTGCGTGGTGGGTCGAAAGGCTAA
- a CDS encoding N-acetylmuramoyl-L-alanine amidase, translated as MRLALPCLLLLLAAGCARPAIDTSHPARSQDSRAQFLILHFTGEPWERSMKILTEDNVSAHYLVGDSPVKVYRLVDENRRAWHAGASSWKGQTQLNAASIGIEIQNLGDVAGPDGKIVYHAYPKEQIDTVVELVRQIVARHGIRPDRVLGHSDIAPMRKVDPGPTFPWKRLADEGLITWPDAAKVAARRPAFEAALPDAAWFQARLAKHGFEITASGQFDAATTRILGNFQMKYRPAVYDGRPDAETAAILDVLTAP; from the coding sequence ATGAGACTCGCCCTTCCCTGCCTCCTCCTTCTCCTCGCGGCGGGCTGCGCCCGGCCCGCCATCGACACCTCCCACCCGGCCAGGAGCCAGGACAGCCGGGCCCAGTTCCTCATCCTGCACTTCACCGGCGAGCCCTGGGAACGCTCCATGAAGATCCTCACCGAGGACAACGTGAGCGCCCACTACCTGGTGGGGGACAGCCCGGTGAAGGTCTACCGCCTCGTGGACGAGAACCGGCGCGCCTGGCACGCGGGGGCGAGCTCGTGGAAGGGGCAGACCCAGCTCAACGCGGCCTCCATCGGCATCGAGATCCAGAACCTGGGCGACGTTGCCGGGCCGGACGGGAAGATCGTCTACCACGCCTACCCCAAGGAGCAGATCGACACCGTGGTCGAGCTCGTCAGGCAGATCGTCGCGCGCCACGGGATCCGCCCCGACCGGGTGCTCGGCCACAGCGACATCGCGCCCATGCGCAAGGTGGACCCGGGCCCGACCTTCCCCTGGAAGCGCCTGGCCGACGAAGGCCTGATCACCTGGCCCGACGCCGCGAAGGTGGCCGCCCGAAGGCCGGCCTTCGAGGCCGCCCTGCCCGACGCGGCCTGGTTCCAGGCGCGGCTGGCGAAGCACGGCTTCGAGATCACCGCCAGCGGCCAGTTCGACGCGGCCACGACGCGGATCCTGGGCAACTTCCAGATGAAGTACCGCCCGGCGGTCTACGACGGCAGGCCCGACGCCGAGACCGCCGCCATCCTCGACGTGCTTACCGCGCCCTGA
- a CDS encoding sodium:solute symporter, translating to MGFRLLDYVIVIVYLLGVTLAGILISGRQRSSRDYFLGGKEMSWWSVGFSIVASETSTLTFISIPGLAFKGNMHFLQLVAGYFIGRLIVSAVFIPAYYRGDLETAYDFLGRRFGLPLRKFTSSVFIVTRVLASGVRLFATAIPVHLITGLDYPASILLIGGFTLLYTYLGGLKAVVAMDVVQLFIYLGGAVAAMVLILHRLPHGWADVAAFATANGQDKFAFINTATGGSLRGFLAAPYTLLGGVLGGTFLTMASHGTDQLLVQRLLGCRTRRDSQKALMLDASFILLQFGFFLVLGLCLYAFYGGVTFQQLGLATSDEVFPKFIVENLPTGVAGLVVAGVLASAMGTLSSSISSLASATYLDLFQLTPLARGLDAKGEVRWSRIFTLVWGVLLIGGAMLFTDTKNPVVELGLKIASVTYGGLLGTFFLGLFFRRTNQADALTGFVCGLLAMVGVLAFTRIDFTWHTLIGSAVTILVGNGCRVARGWLAPAVHVEAGQG from the coding sequence ATGGGTTTCAGGCTTCTCGACTACGTCATCGTGATCGTCTACCTCCTGGGGGTGACCCTCGCGGGCATCCTGATCTCGGGCCGCCAGCGGTCCTCCCGGGACTACTTCCTGGGCGGCAAGGAGATGTCCTGGTGGTCCGTGGGCTTTTCCATCGTCGCGAGCGAGACGAGCACCCTGACCTTCATCAGCATCCCCGGCCTGGCCTTCAAGGGGAACATGCACTTCCTCCAGCTGGTGGCGGGCTACTTCATCGGCCGGCTCATCGTGAGCGCGGTCTTCATCCCGGCCTACTACCGCGGCGACCTGGAGACGGCCTACGACTTCCTGGGCAGGCGCTTCGGCCTCCCCCTGCGCAAGTTCACCTCGAGCGTGTTCATCGTGACCCGCGTGCTGGCTTCCGGGGTGCGGCTGTTCGCCACGGCCATCCCGGTGCACCTGATCACCGGGCTGGACTATCCCGCCAGCATCCTGCTCATCGGGGGCTTCACCCTCCTCTACACGTACCTGGGCGGCCTGAAGGCGGTGGTGGCCATGGACGTGGTGCAGCTCTTCATCTACCTGGGCGGGGCGGTGGCGGCCATGGTGCTCATCCTCCACCGGCTGCCCCACGGCTGGGCGGATGTGGCCGCCTTCGCCACCGCCAACGGCCAGGACAAGTTCGCCTTCATCAACACCGCCACGGGGGGATCCCTGCGGGGCTTCCTGGCCGCGCCCTACACCCTCCTGGGCGGCGTCCTGGGCGGCACCTTCCTGACCATGGCCTCCCACGGCACCGACCAGCTCCTGGTGCAGCGGCTCCTGGGCTGCCGCACCCGACGGGACTCCCAGAAGGCCCTGATGCTGGACGCGAGCTTCATCCTGCTCCAGTTCGGCTTCTTCCTGGTGCTGGGCCTGTGCCTCTACGCCTTCTACGGCGGGGTCACCTTCCAGCAGCTGGGCCTGGCCACCTCGGACGAGGTCTTCCCGAAGTTCATCGTGGAGAACCTCCCCACGGGCGTGGCGGGCCTCGTGGTGGCGGGGGTCCTGGCCTCGGCCATGGGCACCCTGTCATCGTCCATCAGCTCCCTGGCCTCGGCCACGTACCTGGACCTCTTCCAGCTCACCCCGCTGGCCCGGGGCCTGGACGCCAAGGGCGAGGTGCGATGGTCGCGGATCTTCACCCTGGTGTGGGGCGTCCTCCTCATCGGCGGCGCCATGCTCTTCACCGACACGAAGAACCCCGTGGTGGAGCTGGGCCTGAAGATCGCCTCGGTCACCTACGGCGGGCTCCTGGGGACCTTCTTCCTGGGCCTGTTCTTCCGCAGGACGAACCAGGCCGACGCCCTCACCGGGTTCGTGTGCGGGCTGCTGGCGATGGTGGGGGTGCTGGCCTTCACGCGGATCGACTTCACGTGGCACACCCTGATCGGGAGCGCCGTGACGATCCTGGTGGGGAACGGCTGCAGGGTGGCGCGGGGGTGGCTCGCGCCTGCCGTGCATGTGGAAGCCGGCCAGGGCTGA
- a CDS encoding gamma-glutamyl-gamma-aminobutyrate hydrolase family protein (Members of this family of hydrolases with an active site Cys residue belong to MEROPS family C26.), with the protein MRLLALALAFCLGLGAQERFLDAPRPPQDGPRLVVFNPTVYNLRCLAALREKGILDVPGLTVVGVYHVQQKEDFEASRKFAGDHGFAWVKFHAVSAALAEADLFRPNACTPEFEAVAAKSDGAVFFGGPDIPAAIFHQKTNFLSEVDDPHRNRLELSAIFHLLGGTQDPSAKPLLAARPAFPVLGICLGFQSLNVGTGGSLVQDIWTGIYGAASYEDAIALGPEQWHNNPYRRLLPQEKLMSYNFHTLQLREGRFLKESGFGPADHPRILSSHHQAVVEAAGGWSVLATSRDGKLVEAMEHKRFPNVLGVQFHPEHFQLWETEARFRQRPEDVPVSYNAILAGTPRSLEFNKAVWAWLGKALRAR; encoded by the coding sequence ATGAGGCTCCTGGCGCTGGCCCTGGCCTTCTGCCTGGGCCTCGGCGCCCAGGAGCGCTTCCTGGACGCCCCCCGGCCCCCGCAGGACGGGCCGCGGCTCGTGGTGTTCAACCCGACGGTTTACAACCTCCGGTGCCTGGCCGCGCTGCGGGAGAAGGGCATCCTGGACGTCCCCGGACTCACGGTGGTCGGCGTCTACCACGTGCAGCAGAAGGAGGACTTCGAGGCTTCCCGGAAGTTCGCCGGGGACCACGGCTTCGCCTGGGTGAAGTTCCACGCCGTCTCCGCGGCCCTGGCCGAGGCGGACCTGTTCAGGCCCAACGCCTGCACGCCGGAGTTCGAGGCCGTCGCCGCGAAGTCCGACGGCGCCGTCTTCTTCGGCGGCCCGGACATCCCGGCGGCCATCTTCCACCAGAAGACGAACTTCCTCTCGGAGGTTGACGACCCCCACCGGAACCGGCTGGAGCTCTCCGCCATCTTCCACCTGCTGGGAGGCACCCAGGACCCGAGCGCCAAGCCGCTCCTGGCAGCGCGGCCGGCCTTCCCCGTCCTGGGCATCTGCCTGGGCTTCCAGAGCCTGAACGTGGGCACGGGCGGGAGCCTGGTCCAGGACATCTGGACCGGCATCTACGGCGCCGCGAGCTACGAGGACGCCATCGCCCTGGGGCCCGAGCAGTGGCACAACAACCCCTACAGGCGCCTGCTGCCGCAGGAGAAACTGATGTCCTACAACTTCCACACCCTCCAGCTGAGGGAGGGCCGGTTCCTGAAGGAGAGCGGCTTCGGCCCGGCGGACCATCCGCGCATCCTCAGCTCCCACCACCAGGCGGTGGTGGAAGCCGCAGGGGGCTGGTCGGTCCTGGCCACCTCCCGGGACGGCAAGCTGGTGGAGGCCATGGAGCACAAGCGGTTCCCCAACGTCCTGGGCGTGCAGTTCCACCCGGAGCACTTCCAGCTCTGGGAGACGGAAGCCCGCTTCCGGCAGCGCCCGGAGGACGTTCCCGTGAGCTACAACGCGATCCTGGCGGGGACGCCCCGGAGCCTGGAGTTCAACAAGGCCGTTTGGGCCTGGCTGGGGAAGGCGCTCAGGGCGCGGTAA